Part of the Syntrophorhabdus sp. genome is shown below.
GCCGTTAGAACGGATGTGAAATCGCCGGCGCCGTGAGAGAGATACACGACGACGGGGGGGACAATCGCGTACGGAAGGAGCCTCATGATGGAAATGATCCCTATCGCCTCGCCGCTCCTCGACCGCGGTATGTACCCGGCGAAAAGCGCCATCATGGCCGCCACCGACGCGACGAAGCCTCCTCCGTGCACGATCCGCACGAGGGTTATGGCACCGGCGGTCACTGCTTGACTGTAAGAGGCAAGCGCGGCTGCCATGACGCAGATACCCGCCACGAGGACCTTCTTCGCGTTTTTCGCGTTCAGGTACGGGCTCATCAGGGGCTGCAGGACAACGCCCGTGATCGCGTCGGAGCCGAGAAGAAACCCATGCCACCTCGGATCGATCCCGAGGGACATCAGGTAGGATTGGAACTGAAAGAAAAGCGCCATCATGGCCGACACGAAGGCGAGAACCACGCCGAGGAGGATGAAATCCCCGGTGAACAGGGTGGGTTTGGGAGGTCCCGTCACCTGTCTTTCCCGGCGCCTTCAAGGCGCATCACAAGGTTGCCGGCCACCTGTCTTCGATATTCCATCGACGCGCGGATATCGCTGATGGGACTCACCCCTTCGCGGACGATCGCGGCGGCCCTGTCCAGCACGGCCGTGTTCAGGGTATTTCCTGCAAAGGTGTCGTTCAGGAGCCGGGATGTGAAGACCGTGGGGGCCACGCTGCCGAAGGCACAGCGGGCCTTCACGATGGTCCCGTCACGGCGGGTTTCGGCGCCGAAGGCCAGGGAGGCCACGCTGATCGCCATGGCCTTTCTCTGTCCCACCTTCTCGAAATGGTGGAAATTGAAGCCCTGCTCCTTTCCGATCACGACGGCGCAGAGGACCTCGCCCTCTTCAAGCTGCGTCCGCCCGGGCCCGGTGATGAACGCACCGATCGGCATCCGCCGCCGCCCCTCGAGGGAACGCAATTCCACCTCGGCACCCAGGATATACAGCGGCGGCAGGCTGTCGCCCGCCGGTGACGCCGTGCAGATGTTCCCTCCCAGGGTCCCCATGTTGCGCACCGCCGGCGCCCCTACGTGCCGCAGAGCCTCCCGGAGAAGGGGAAAAAGGTCCGCGATGACAGGGCTCGCGATAAGTTCGCTCAGTGTCGCCGCGGCGCCTATGCGCACCTCTGTGGCGGATCCATGGATGCCCCTTAGCTCGTCCACCCTTTCGAGACACAGGAAGGACCCCCTTTCCCGCATGTCCGGGAAAGATCTCACCATGATATCGGTGCCGCCGGCGAAGAGCCTCGCCGAAGGTTCCTCGTCGAGCAGCCGAAAGACCTCGTCGAGCGATGACGGCACATGGACGTCAGCCACCGGAACCTCCTCCGCGGAGCTTCGCCGCCGCGTCTTCGACGGCGTCGATGATCTTCTCGTACCCCGTGCACCGGCAGATGTTGCCGCTCAACCCCGCACGGATCTCCTCCCGCGTCGGGTCCGGGTTCTCCTTCAGGAAACCAACCGCCGCTATCACCATGCCGGGTGTGCAGAAACCGCATTGTATGGCCCCGCATTCCACAAATGAGCGCTGCACGGGGTGGAGTTCTCCATCCCGGCCGACGCCCTCGATGGTGACCACTTTCCTCCCTTCCAGCTGCGCCGCCGTCATGATGCAGGAAAGCTTCACCACATCGTCAACGAGGATGGAGCAGGCGCCGCATTCACCCGAGCCACAGCCCTCCTTGACGCCGGTCAGACCGAGGTCCTCGCGAAGCACATCGACGGCCCTTCTGGCGGCATCCGTCTCTACGACAACGGGCGAGCCGTTGAGAATGAACGATATCTTCCGTTTCACTCCTCCCCTCCTTGTCCGGCAAGGGCCGACAGCACGCGCTGCGGTGTGAGGGGAACCCGTGTTATCCTCACGCCGCAGGCATCGTGAAAGGCATTGGCGATGGCGGGCACACAACCGCTGATGACCACCTCGCCGATCCCCTTCATACCGAAGGGACCCGTGGTCTCATCGGTCTCGACGGCGATGGAGACCATGTCGGGAACGTCGAGGGAGGTGGGGACGATGTAGGTCGCAAGGTCTTCCGTCTCGTGCCGGCCGTCCTTCACGATGTAGTCTTCCATGAGGGCATACCCGATGCCCTGCGCGATGGAACCCTGCACCTGCTGATCGTACTGGGCGCGGTTCAGCACCCTGCCCGCGTCGGTGACGGCCACGTAGTCGACAACATCTATCCTTCCCGTCAGGGTATCGACCTCGATGCGCGCGAGGTGGGCACCGTACGAAAACAGAACGTGCGTGCCCAGGTACATTATCTCCAGCGTGCTCTCGTCGTAGGGGGTCCGGAAGTATCCCTTGCAGGACCGGTCGCCGGCATCGATGAGGGCCGCTACGTCGCGAAGGGCTGCCTTTCGGCCCGAACCTTTGATCCTGACGGCATCGGGCACCAGTTCGAGAGAGTCCATGTCCTCGATCTCAAGACATTGGGCACCGGCCCGAAGGATGATCTCTTTGAGGCTTCCCGCCGCCTGTATGACGGCATTGCCGAAGGTGTACGTCGTGCGGCTCGCCGACGAGGTGCCCGAGGGAAGGTCGTGGTCCGTGTCGGGCTGGACAACCTCCATCGTCGCGGGGTCCTGGTTCAGGATCTCCCCCGCTATCCTGAGATAGGCGCAGGCATTCCCCTGCCCCATATCGGAGACGCCTGAATAGACCCGGATCGTACCGTTCTCTGTCAGCTCCACTCTCGCGTTCGCCTCGTCGGGGATGAGAGCCGGGTAGCCGATCGCGTGGGCCATGCAGCCAACGCCGCAGCCGCGCTTCTTCCATGGCGGCGCCGATGCCTTCCAGGCTTCGCGCTCTTTCCACAGCGGATGCTCCACGAGTTTGTCGACGCATTCCGAGAACCCCGCCGAGTACCTGAGCTCAACGCCCACGCAGTTCCTGTCCCCGGTACCAAGAGCGTTGACGCGGCGAACCTCGAGCGGGTCCATGCCAAGCTTCCCGGCCACCATGTCGACAACCTGCTCCATGCCCGCCGTCGCCTGCGGCACACCGAAACCGCGGAAAGGACCACCAAGGGCGCTGTTCGTATAGACGCAATACCCTTCGATATCAACATTGGGTATCCGGTACGCCGACCCGGCGTGCTCCACGCCCATCGCCATGACCTCGCCCGCAAGTCCCGCGTAAGGACCCGCATCGAAGTAGAGCCGGCAGGAGAGCGCCTGAAAGGTCCCATCCGCTTTCGCCCCGAGCCGGTAGTACATTCTTGCGGGAAGCCTCTTTACGCTGGCGAGGAAGCTCTCCCGCCTGTTCCACCACATCTTGACGGGAACGCCGCCCGCGCTGAGAGCGGCAAGACCGACGAGACACTGCACGGTGATGCCGTCCTTTCCTCCGAACGCGCCGCCGAGACAAGGAGCGACGACACGCACCCTGTCCACACCGAGCCCCAGGGCGGCGGCCATCTCCTTCCTGTCCCGGTAGGGGGTCTGCGTCGATGTCACAACGACGAGCACCCCGTCTCCATCGACATAGGCCCACCCGGCTTCCGTCTCCAGGTACGTGTGCTCCTGACGCGGCGTCTCGAGCATACCCTCGACCACAACGTCGCAGCCGCGAAAGGTCACGTCGGGGTCTCCCCGCCTTACGCGGACAGCCCTCACCAGGTTGCCTTCCTCGTTGTCCTCGTGGACCCTGGGCGCGCCGTCCTTCAGGGCCTCTTCGGGATCGAAGACACCCGGCAGAGGCTCGTGGTCGAAGGTGATGAGGTCGAGGGCCTCGTGGAGAGCTTCTCGGCTGCGGGCCACCACCAGGGCGACGGCGTCTCCCGCGTGGCGGATGAACTCATCGACTAGCACCGGCTGATGGTTCCTGACGATCCCCAGTCTGTTCGAGCCCCCGACATC
Proteins encoded:
- a CDS encoding xanthine dehydrogenase family protein subunit M, encoding MADVHVPSSLDEVFRLLDEEPSARLFAGGTDIMVRSFPDMRERGSFLCLERVDELRGIHGSATEVRIGAAATLSELIASPVIADLFPLLREALRHVGAPAVRNMGTLGGNICTASPAGDSLPPLYILGAEVELRSLEGRRRMPIGAFITGPGRTQLEEGEVLCAVVIGKEQGFNFHHFEKVGQRKAMAISVASLAFGAETRRDGTIVKARCAFGSVAPTVFTSRLLNDTFAGNTLNTAVLDRAAAIVREGVSPISDIRASMEYRRQVAGNLVMRLEGAGKDR
- a CDS encoding (2Fe-2S)-binding protein, with amino-acid sequence MKRKISFILNGSPVVVETDAARRAVDVLREDLGLTGVKEGCGSGECGACSILVDDVVKLSCIMTAAQLEGRKVVTIEGVGRDGELHPVQRSFVECGAIQCGFCTPGMVIAAVGFLKENPDPTREEIRAGLSGNICRCTGYEKIIDAVEDAAAKLRGGGSGG
- a CDS encoding xanthine dehydrogenase family protein, with amino-acid sequence MKEKARRFLEGPRLDAFSKVTGRERYAADEYSKEFFWAGAKRALIPHARLLAVHTTRAAAHPGVLRVLTFRDVGGSNRLGIVRNHQPVLVDEFIRHAGDAVALVVARSREALHEALDLITFDHEPLPGVFDPEEALKDGAPRVHEDNEEGNLVRAVRVRRGDPDVTFRGCDVVVEGMLETPRQEHTYLETEAGWAYVDGDGVLVVVTSTQTPYRDRKEMAAALGLGVDRVRVVAPCLGGAFGGKDGITVQCLVGLAALSAGGVPVKMWWNRRESFLASVKRLPARMYYRLGAKADGTFQALSCRLYFDAGPYAGLAGEVMAMGVEHAGSAYRIPNVDIEGYCVYTNSALGGPFRGFGVPQATAGMEQVVDMVAGKLGMDPLEVRRVNALGTGDRNCVGVELRYSAGFSECVDKLVEHPLWKEREAWKASAPPWKKRGCGVGCMAHAIGYPALIPDEANARVELTENGTIRVYSGVSDMGQGNACAYLRIAGEILNQDPATMEVVQPDTDHDLPSGTSSASRTTYTFGNAVIQAAGSLKEIILRAGAQCLEIEDMDSLELVPDAVRIKGSGRKAALRDVAALIDAGDRSCKGYFRTPYDESTLEIMYLGTHVLFSYGAHLARIEVDTLTGRIDVVDYVAVTDAGRVLNRAQYDQQVQGSIAQGIGYALMEDYIVKDGRHETEDLATYIVPTSLDVPDMVSIAVETDETTGPFGMKGIGEVVISGCVPAIANAFHDACGVRITRVPLTPQRVLSALAGQGGEE